The following proteins are encoded in a genomic region of Myxococcaceae bacterium:
- the ccoN gene encoding cytochrome-c oxidase, cbb3-type subunit I, producing the protein MKQVKITYNDSVVRQFIWASLFFGLVGMLVGVLIAAQLADPRASFGLSWLSFGRIRPLHTNAVIFAFVGNMLFAGIYYSTQRLLKARLASDFLSSLHFWGWQAIIVAAALTLPLGITQSKEYAELEWPIDLAVVAIWVVFGINFFWTLAKRREKHLYVAIWFYISTIITIAVLYVVNNLAIPVSWTKSYSVFAGVQDALVQWWYGHNAVAFFLTTPILGIMYYFIPKAAERPVYSYRLSMIHFWSLIFLYIWAGPHHLLNSALPDWTQSMGMLFSVMLWAPSWGGMINGLLTLRGAWNKLRTDPVLKFFIAAVTFYGMSTLEGPLLSIKSISALAHYTDWVVGHVHSGALGWNGFMAAGMFYWLVPRLYSRELYSKAAADFHFWIATFGIVLYVMAMWVGGITQSLMWRAMTPEGSLLYPNFVETLVAIRPMYWMRLVGGSLYLFGFVLMIWNLLMTMSLGKATDTTVTVLETFPEAAPRSNLIFSPNDHRFLEGRPLLFTGLVTLAILAGGIAELIPTILSETQAVDGKWPIRPYTALELHGRDIYVREGCYNCHSQMIRPFQDEEMRYGAHAKLTDFIFDHPFQWGSKRTGPDLQRVGKKYPNIWHFYHMQDPRAISPGSNMPSYDWLSEQKVDFSLSPIQMNAMKHVGVPYSEAEVLNAEISAQSDAKALANALQEEGASLDYDAEMIALIAYLQSLGTR; encoded by the coding sequence ATGAAGCAGGTCAAGATCACCTATAACGACTCGGTCGTACGTCAATTTATTTGGGCATCCCTGTTCTTTGGTCTTGTGGGCATGCTGGTCGGTGTTTTAATCGCTGCACAGCTTGCTGATCCGAGAGCAAGCTTTGGATTATCCTGGCTTTCTTTCGGAAGAATACGCCCACTTCATACCAACGCAGTGATTTTTGCTTTTGTAGGCAATATGCTATTCGCTGGCATTTATTATTCTACCCAACGTCTGCTCAAGGCTCGACTTGCCAGCGACTTTCTTTCCAGTCTTCATTTTTGGGGGTGGCAGGCGATCATTGTTGCCGCAGCCCTTACATTGCCTCTTGGAATCACGCAGTCTAAAGAATACGCTGAGCTTGAATGGCCCATTGATTTGGCTGTGGTTGCTATCTGGGTTGTTTTTGGAATCAACTTTTTCTGGACTTTGGCCAAGCGCCGCGAGAAGCATCTATACGTTGCGATTTGGTTTTACATCAGCACCATTATCACCATCGCAGTGCTTTATGTTGTCAACAATTTGGCCATACCCGTCTCATGGACTAAGAGCTACTCCGTATTTGCAGGCGTTCAAGATGCCTTGGTCCAGTGGTGGTATGGGCACAACGCGGTTGCCTTTTTTTTGACCACCCCGATTTTGGGTATCATGTACTATTTTATTCCCAAAGCGGCCGAAAGACCGGTCTACTCTTATCGCCTTTCGATGATTCATTTTTGGTCGCTCATCTTTCTCTATATTTGGGCCGGACCTCATCACCTTCTCAATAGCGCTCTTCCAGACTGGACTCAGTCTATGGGAATGCTCTTCTCAGTCATGCTTTGGGCACCCTCTTGGGGCGGAATGATCAATGGTCTTTTGACCCTTCGCGGAGCTTGGAATAAACTTCGAACCGATCCTGTGTTAAAATTCTTTATTGCGGCAGTCACTTTCTACGGAATGTCCACATTGGAAGGGCCTCTTCTTTCTATCAAAAGTATTTCTGCTCTTGCGCACTACACCGACTGGGTTGTGGGACATGTGCACAGCGGGGCACTCGGTTGGAATGGGTTCATGGCGGCGGGGATGTTTTATTGGCTCGTGCCAAGATTGTATTCGCGAGAGCTTTACAGCAAAGCGGCTGCGGATTTTCATTTTTGGATCGCTACGTTTGGCATTGTTTTGTACGTCATGGCGATGTGGGTAGGAGGCATCACCCAAAGCTTGATGTGGCGTGCCATGACACCTGAAGGCTCTTTGCTCTACCCCAATTTTGTTGAGACCCTGGTTGCGATTCGCCCCATGTATTGGATGCGCCTTGTGGGCGGCAGCCTTTATCTGTTCGGTTTCGTACTCATGATTTGGAATCTGCTGATGACCATGTCCTTGGGCAAAGCCACGGATACCACCGTCACCGTCCTTGAAACCTTCCCCGAAGCAGCTCCGCGCTCCAACCTGATTTTTTCACCTAACGATCACCGATTTTTAGAAGGCAGGCCTTTGCTGTTCACTGGCTTAGTCACCCTAGCCATTCTTGCGGGCGGAATCGCAGAGCTTATCCCCACTATTTTATCCGAAACTCAAGCGGTTGATGGAAAATGGCCCATCCGGCCTTACACAGCGCTGGAGCTACACGGACGCGATATCTACGTTCGAGAAGGGTGTTACAATTGCCACAGTCAAATGATCCGCCCCTTCCAGGATGAAGAAATGCGCTACGGTGCTCATGCAAAATTAACGGACTTCATCTTTGACCACCCCTTTCAATGGGGAAGCAAACGGACAGGCCCAGATTTGCAGAGAGTCGGGAAAAAATATCCGAACATCTGGCATTTTTACCATATGCAGGATCCACGAGCTATTTCACCTGGCTCGAACATGCCAAGCTATGACTGGCTTTCGGAACAAAAAGTCGATTTTTCTCTTAGCCCCATCCAAATGAACGCCATGAAACACGTTGGGGTTCCTTACTCGGAAGCGGAAGTTTTGAATGCTGAAATCTCGGCTCAAAGCGATGCCAAAGCTTTGGCCAATGCGCTTCAAGAAGAAGGGGCTTCTTTAGACTATGATGCTGAAATGATTGCTTTGATTGCCTATCTGCAATCACTCGGAACTCGCTAA
- the ccoG gene encoding cytochrome c oxidase accessory protein CcoG: MKSPDKKPNLDRLFILDHRGSRKYVYPADVSGFYQRIKSVLLSLLMLVYFGLPWVKIAGRPAILIDIKARHFYLLGQVFNAQDFFLAFFLASGAAFFLIVLTAFVGRIWCGWLCPQTVFVEGVFRRIERWIEGPAHQRQRLAQAPWTASKIVQKFSKHIIYIFISIFTNYTFLKYFNENKNIILYFLSIFIYFNFYWFREQFCVILCPYGRMQSALQDRDTIHINYDSKRGETRGKARDTTAGDCVDCGRCIAVCPTGIDIRNGLQMECLECANCIDACNAIMNKLGRPLGLIRYDSLRGLETGKRRFLRPRMVGYALAGIAGLAIATTLWLKRPPFNANLLRVQGIPFTLEQGIIRNQFMIHLTNKNNHSAVFQLQNVSENRVQVILPLQTLSLQPLQSFQTPVIVELPIKAYVRGMKTHIRVSDSVSGQSQVLQGTLIGPL; the protein is encoded by the coding sequence ATGAAAAGCCCTGACAAAAAGCCGAACCTGGATCGTCTTTTTATTTTGGATCATCGAGGAAGCCGAAAGTACGTCTATCCCGCAGATGTCTCAGGGTTTTATCAGCGCATCAAATCGGTTTTATTGAGCCTTCTGATGCTGGTCTATTTTGGTCTGCCTTGGGTAAAAATCGCAGGACGGCCTGCGATTTTAATCGATATCAAGGCACGCCATTTCTACCTCTTGGGCCAAGTGTTCAATGCGCAAGATTTCTTTCTCGCATTTTTCCTAGCTTCTGGAGCCGCTTTTTTTCTGATTGTTCTCACGGCTTTTGTGGGTCGAATTTGGTGTGGCTGGCTGTGTCCTCAGACGGTCTTTGTTGAAGGAGTATTTCGGCGAATCGAGCGGTGGATTGAAGGCCCTGCTCATCAGCGTCAACGTCTCGCTCAGGCTCCTTGGACTGCTTCGAAGATTGTTCAAAAATTCTCAAAACATATTATTTATATTTTCATATCAATTTTTACAAACTATACATTTTTAAAATATTTTAACGAAAATAAAAATATTATATTATATTTTTTAAGCATTTTTATTTATTTTAATTTCTATTGGTTTCGAGAGCAGTTTTGCGTTATTCTGTGCCCTTACGGGCGCATGCAATCGGCCTTGCAAGATCGAGACACCATCCATATCAACTACGATTCCAAACGCGGCGAGACTCGAGGCAAAGCTCGAGATACGACGGCAGGAGACTGCGTCGATTGCGGCCGCTGCATCGCGGTCTGCCCAACCGGCATCGATATTCGCAATGGCCTTCAAATGGAGTGCCTTGAGTGCGCGAATTGCATCGATGCCTGCAATGCGATCATGAACAAATTGGGTCGACCTCTTGGCTTGATTCGATACGATTCGCTGCGTGGACTTGAAACCGGAAAAAGGCGTTTTTTACGACCACGCATGGTCGGCTATGCTTTGGCAGGGATCGCCGGGCTAGCAATCGCAACGACTCTTTGGCTGAAACGCCCCCCTTTCAATGCAAATCTTCTCAGAGTTCAAGGCATTCCCTTTACCCTCGAGCAAGGAATCATTCGAAATCAATTTATGATCCACTTAACCAATAAGAACAACCATTCAGCCGTTTTTCAGTTGCAGAATGTCTCTGAAAACCGGGTCCAGGTTATTCTACCGCTGCAGACCCTCTCGTTGCAACCGCTCCAAAGCTTTCAGACGCCCGTCATTGTCGAACTCCCGATAAAAGCCTATGTTCGAGGCATGAAAACCCATATTCGTGTTTCGGATTCTGTTTCGGGCCAGTCGCAAGTTCTTCAAGGGACTTTAATAGGACCTCTCTGA
- a CDS encoding ATP-grasp domain-containing protein, whose product MRENLVIIFGGHSRESLVSVATAQNLSQALPEASCWFWALDGQIYDVSREHLLSHADAFKVPLIPQKAPLFESLSMALHSELAFKSLFINGLHGGSGEDGTVQYWFEKRYTPFTGPGSEACRACMNKDQAKQKLKAAGARVAESYLISGYDDVEAEASIRKLFQSFDRLILKPNEEGSSFGLLLLEPSNWDQALREISKNLGTSYLLEAYIPGTELTVGVVDSKSGTRALVPTELRVQRGFADYDGKYLGLGTVEVTPAQVSAHVIEMAQRLAVAAHTVLNCEGYSRTDMIVDQQGVVFLETNALPGLTKASLVPQALAYEGVSLREFLEEQMEIARVRARRTL is encoded by the coding sequence ATGCGTGAAAATCTTGTGATTATTTTTGGAGGCCATAGTCGAGAAAGTTTGGTTTCAGTGGCGACCGCGCAGAATTTGAGCCAAGCGTTGCCGGAAGCGAGTTGTTGGTTTTGGGCACTGGATGGGCAAATCTACGATGTATCGAGAGAACATCTTTTAAGCCATGCGGATGCTTTTAAAGTGCCTCTCATTCCTCAGAAAGCTCCTCTTTTCGAAAGCCTTTCCATGGCCTTGCATTCTGAGTTAGCCTTCAAGAGTTTATTTATTAATGGCCTGCATGGGGGCTCTGGAGAAGACGGAACGGTTCAATATTGGTTCGAGAAACGTTACACCCCTTTCACCGGGCCAGGCTCTGAGGCTTGTCGTGCTTGCATGAACAAAGATCAAGCGAAACAAAAATTAAAAGCTGCTGGAGCTCGAGTCGCGGAATCTTACTTAATATCAGGATATGATGATGTCGAAGCGGAAGCATCGATTCGAAAATTGTTTCAGAGTTTTGATCGGTTGATCTTAAAACCCAATGAAGAAGGATCCAGCTTTGGGCTTTTATTGCTAGAGCCCTCTAATTGGGACCAAGCTCTGCGAGAGATTAGCAAAAATCTAGGCACCTCTTACTTGCTGGAGGCTTATATTCCTGGAACCGAATTGACGGTCGGGGTTGTTGATTCGAAATCCGGTACTCGAGCTTTAGTGCCCACAGAGCTTCGGGTTCAGCGAGGTTTTGCAGACTACGATGGGAAGTATTTAGGCCTTGGAACGGTCGAGGTGACTCCTGCACAGGTGAGCGCTCATGTGATTGAGATGGCCCAGCGTTTAGCGGTGGCTGCTCATACGGTCTTGAATTGTGAAGGATATTCTCGGACGGATATGATTGTGGATCAGCAAGGTGTGGTATTTCTAGAAACCAATGCTCTTCCAGGCCTGACCAAGGCGTCGCTTGTTCCTCAGGCGCTCGCTTATGAAGGGGTAAGCCTTCGGGAGTTTCTTGAGGAACAAATGGAGATCGCTCGTGTCCGAGCTCGTCGAACGCTATAA
- a CDS encoding c-type cytochrome — protein sequence MADETERDQERDHDYDGIREYNNPLPRWWLLSFFSTVVFTFAYWGYYHVLNLGMFPDQALVHQNQMTAELKAAAAGHVDNAQLISMSQDPDIVAAGKIVFFQACVACHGDRGQGGIGPNLTDRYWMHGSSPMEIRHIISHGVVEKGMTAWKSVLSEQKINELVAFILTLKNTAIPGKAPQGVLDHEKP from the coding sequence ATGGCTGATGAAACCGAACGCGATCAAGAACGGGATCACGATTACGATGGCATCCGAGAATACAACAACCCACTTCCACGTTGGTGGTTGCTGAGCTTCTTCTCCACCGTCGTATTTACCTTCGCGTATTGGGGATATTACCATGTTCTAAACCTGGGTATGTTCCCAGATCAAGCACTGGTGCATCAAAACCAAATGACCGCAGAGCTCAAAGCCGCTGCAGCAGGGCATGTTGACAATGCGCAGCTGATTTCGATGAGCCAAGATCCAGATATCGTTGCTGCTGGAAAAATCGTTTTTTTTCAAGCCTGCGTGGCTTGCCATGGTGATCGAGGCCAAGGAGGCATTGGGCCTAACCTGACCGACCGTTATTGGATGCACGGTTCTAGCCCCATGGAAATTCGACACATCATTTCCCATGGAGTCGTTGAAAAAGGCATGACAGCTTGGAAGTCGGTGCTTAGCGAGCAAAAAATCAACGAGTTAGTCGCGTTTATTTTGACCCTCAAGAACACTGCGATACCCGGTAAAGCACCTCAAGGGGTCTTAGACCATGAAAAGCCCTGA
- a CDS encoding sulfite exporter TauE/SafE family protein, which translates to MSPSIYAAYGQLFSVGFIFIGFHCIGMCGPILCGLQIGRQRFGLLFYQLGRTTLYMIFGAITGALGAVFEKTFSAAGTVISIAFGCLLIVQAGKTYRFKNTHRLASKLAILQPDEFGLIRPLFLGMCLAFMPCMITVWALGIAATTLSPLHGALIMALLVLLTTPALWISTRIPNILQRLQKIEFLKRLSPALLGISGIWMILVGLAGAGILNHCHVHFQLFGQHYMIMFF; encoded by the coding sequence ATGTCGCCTAGCATTTACGCAGCGTATGGACAGCTCTTCAGTGTCGGGTTTATCTTCATCGGATTTCATTGCATTGGCATGTGCGGGCCGATCTTGTGTGGTTTACAGATAGGGCGTCAGCGATTTGGGCTTCTCTTTTATCAACTGGGGAGAACTACGCTCTATATGATTTTTGGAGCCATCACGGGAGCTCTTGGAGCTGTCTTTGAAAAAACTTTTAGCGCAGCAGGGACTGTCATCAGCATTGCTTTTGGTTGTTTGCTGATTGTGCAAGCAGGAAAAACCTATCGCTTCAAAAACACTCACCGCCTTGCTTCTAAATTAGCGATTTTACAACCCGATGAATTCGGCCTGATACGACCTCTGTTCTTGGGGATGTGTTTGGCTTTTATGCCCTGCATGATTACCGTCTGGGCTCTCGGTATTGCAGCAACCACCTTATCTCCTCTACACGGTGCGCTCATCATGGCTTTATTGGTTCTCTTGACAACCCCTGCCCTGTGGATCTCCACCCGAATCCCGAATATCTTGCAACGTCTTCAAAAAATCGAGTTCTTGAAGCGACTTTCCCCAGCTCTTTTAGGCATTTCAGGAATTTGGATGATTTTAGTGGGTTTAGCCGGAGCAGGTATCTTGAATCACTGCCATGTTCATTTCCAACTCTTCGGGCAGCACTACATGATCATGTTTTTTTAA
- a CDS encoding CcoQ/FixQ family Cbb3-type cytochrome c oxidase assembly chaperone → MYREFYADSSFLSYALVAFLFFFVLFIVIFIQVLRSKSEPSRFDAIAHLPLEEDPNG, encoded by the coding sequence ATGTACCGAGAATTTTATGCGGATAGCTCCTTCTTATCTTATGCACTTGTCGCGTTTCTATTTTTCTTCGTTTTATTTATCGTCATCTTCATTCAAGTTCTGAGATCAAAAAGCGAACCGAGCCGATTCGATGCAATCGCTCACTTACCTTTGGAGGAGGATCCGAATGGCTGA
- a CDS encoding flavin reductase family protein produces MSELVERYKEAMSHWPSGVAVVTTHLDGQDYGMTVSSLTSVSLHPSMISVCIDKRTTMCSILQQSRSFAASMLDSTQRKVGQTFSDSTIRMPDRFKKHAFQNLHSGNRVLSDGLAWLDCNVHSFHDIGDHVIFVGEVLEAKTLSTQSPIVYYRRGWHRVADIDGSPF; encoded by the coding sequence GTGTCCGAGCTCGTCGAACGCTATAAGGAAGCCATGTCTCACTGGCCTTCAGGGGTTGCGGTTGTTACAACCCATCTGGATGGCCAGGATTACGGAATGACCGTGAGCTCGTTGACCAGCGTGAGCTTGCATCCTTCAATGATCTCAGTGTGCATCGATAAACGTACAACGATGTGTTCGATTTTGCAGCAATCTAGGTCTTTTGCCGCGAGCATGCTTGATTCGACTCAAAGAAAGGTAGGGCAGACTTTTTCGGATTCAACGATTCGGATGCCCGATCGGTTTAAGAAGCACGCGTTTCAGAATCTCCATTCGGGAAATCGGGTTCTATCCGACGGATTGGCTTGGTTGGACTGCAACGTTCATTCTTTTCACGATATTGGCGACCATGTTATTTTCGTCGGAGAGGTTTTAGAAGCCAAGACACTGAGCACTCAAAGTCCGATCGTTTATTACCGTCGTGGATGGCATCGGGTTGCTGATATAGATGGTTCGCCCTTTTAA